A part of Paenibacillus sp. sptzw28 genomic DNA contains:
- a CDS encoding ADP-heptose synthase — translation MRRRFVIEAVMVATYGQLLVPSRPVDFVLPYSTILELYDMKDGTDPVMDDPDDDAHVKQKIDELIKFFEDPFNRKKIERALQMPWRESSPLLLSDMIQFTVVYAVDNAHYGDYFDPIETELLLTSLKLNVPLLSDQFEFQDRLLEAEVPVHVYDIEDYDYAVEEGSPEADWESSRDL, via the coding sequence ATGCGACGGCGCTTTGTTATTGAAGCTGTGATGGTAGCGACTTACGGACAATTGCTTGTACCAAGCAGGCCGGTCGATTTTGTCCTGCCTTATTCGACAATATTAGAGCTTTACGATATGAAGGACGGCACAGATCCGGTAATGGATGATCCGGACGATGACGCACACGTCAAACAAAAAATCGATGAACTGATCAAATTTTTCGAGGATCCCTTCAACCGGAAAAAAATCGAGCGTGCGCTCCAGATGCCCTGGCGCGAAAGCTCTCCGCTGCTGCTCAGCGATATGATTCAATTCACTGTCGTTTATGCTGTAGACAATGCTCATTACGGCGACTATTTCGACCCGATTGAGACGGAGCTGCTGCTTACCTCGCTCAAGCTGAACGTACCGCTTTTGTCGGATCAATTCGAATTTCAGGACCGGCTTCTCGAAGCGGAAGTGCCTGTTCATGTGTACGATATTGAAGATTATGATTATGCGGTAGAGGAAGGCAGTCCGGAAGCCGATTGGGAATCTTCACGGGATCTTTAA
- a CDS encoding ABC transporter ATP-binding protein: protein MKVLLRLMNYLRPSSRWVVLSVSLMILGTIIDLIAPWLLKEIFDEGIAKENVTVILVLTLTLAGVQAFKSFGMFVQGRSQELVGQNVVFTLRKELYAKLQRLSFGYYDKAQTGQLMSRMTGDIEAVKNFIGFGALMMFGGLLTFIGTIVFMLFMQWQVTLISMATVPLLLFALWRFNKKVGPAWGQIREQMGKLTTTLQENISGIRVVKAFAREQAEQTKFENRNDQNFDTNMERAKLEAKAFPLMGFYGGLTFLIMIWLGAIFVANGKMTLGTFMAFQWYTWGIIWPLNMLGWQINIMQQAIKAAPRVFEVLDTPVEIDSPASGGTDAIRIKGNVTFEAVSFHFADQDPGKDAGVLKNISLDVRQGEVVAVLGATGSGKSSLIALMSRFYDVSGGRLLIDGVDVREYELDGLRRKIGIVPQETFLFSASIRDNIAYGVPDATREDIEWAARKAQIHEFIETMPYGYDTLIGERGVGLSGGQRQRVALARAILMDPPILVLDEATASVDTATESAIHEELLEVMKGRTTFIIAQRLSSVKRADRIIVLDRGRIVQQGTHKELYDQDGFFRNLFEMQEAAAAR from the coding sequence ATGAAGGTTTTGCTCCGGCTTATGAATTATTTGCGACCGAGCAGCAGATGGGTCGTGCTGTCGGTATCGCTAATGATCCTCGGCACGATTATCGATCTTATCGCGCCATGGCTGTTAAAGGAAATATTCGATGAAGGAATCGCCAAAGAAAATGTTACCGTAATTCTGGTGCTGACATTAACGCTTGCCGGGGTTCAGGCGTTTAAAAGCTTCGGCATGTTTGTGCAGGGGAGGTCGCAGGAGCTTGTCGGCCAGAATGTCGTGTTTACGCTTCGGAAGGAGCTTTACGCCAAGCTGCAGCGGTTATCGTTCGGCTATTACGACAAAGCCCAGACAGGGCAGCTGATGTCAAGGATGACCGGGGATATCGAGGCGGTGAAAAACTTCATCGGCTTCGGTGCATTGATGATGTTCGGCGGACTGTTGACCTTTATTGGAACAATCGTATTCATGCTGTTTATGCAGTGGCAGGTTACACTGATCAGCATGGCTACGGTTCCGCTGCTCTTATTCGCGCTGTGGCGTTTCAACAAGAAGGTCGGACCGGCTTGGGGGCAAATTCGCGAGCAAATGGGGAAGCTGACGACTACGCTCCAGGAGAATATTTCCGGTATACGCGTTGTGAAGGCTTTCGCCCGCGAGCAAGCGGAACAAACCAAATTCGAAAACCGCAACGATCAGAACTTTGACACCAACATGGAGCGCGCCAAGCTGGAGGCCAAAGCATTCCCTCTCATGGGCTTCTATGGCGGCTTGACCTTCCTTATTATGATCTGGCTGGGTGCGATCTTTGTTGCCAACGGTAAGATGACGTTGGGTACGTTCATGGCATTCCAATGGTATACATGGGGGATTATTTGGCCCCTGAACATGCTTGGCTGGCAGATCAATATTATGCAGCAGGCAATTAAAGCGGCTCCGCGCGTCTTTGAAGTGCTTGATACGCCGGTGGAAATCGACTCGCCGGCAAGCGGCGGCACCGATGCGATACGGATCAAGGGCAATGTTACGTTTGAAGCGGTTTCGTTTCATTTTGCCGATCAGGATCCCGGCAAGGATGCAGGCGTACTGAAGAACATTTCACTTGATGTCCGCCAAGGCGAAGTGGTTGCGGTTCTGGGTGCGACGGGCTCGGGCAAAAGCAGCCTGATCGCGCTCATGTCACGGTTCTATGACGTAAGCGGCGGACGTCTGCTCATTGACGGCGTAGACGTCAGGGAATATGAGCTGGATGGACTGCGCCGCAAAATCGGCATCGTGCCGCAGGAAACCTTCCTGTTCTCGGCATCCATACGCGATAATATCGCCTATGGAGTTCCGGATGCGACCCGGGAGGATATAGAGTGGGCGGCACGCAAAGCGCAAATCCATGAATTCATCGAAACGATGCCGTATGGCTATGACACGCTTATCGGTGAGCGCGGTGTTGGACTGTCCGGCGGACAGCGGCAGAGGGTCGCCCTTGCGCGGGCGATTTTGATGGATCCTCCGATTCTTGTACTCGACGAAGCGACGGCGAGCGTCGATACCGCAACCGAGTCGGCTATTCATGAAGAGCTGCTGGAAGTGATGAAAGGCCGGACGACATTCATAATCGCGCAGCGGCTCTCTTCCGTGAAACGCGCCGACCGCATCATAGTGCTTGACCGCGGAAGAATCGTGCAGCAGGGAACACACAAGGAGCTGTACGATCAAGACGGATTTTTCCGTAATTTGTTCGAGATGCAGGAAGCAGCGGCAGCACGTTAA